In Pyrus communis chromosome 1, drPyrComm1.1, whole genome shotgun sequence, the following are encoded in one genomic region:
- the LOC137712762 gene encoding homeobox-leucine zipper protein ATHB-6-like encodes MKRFSSSDSLGALVSNFPSKEEGKLAKDSYGYSKELQAMLDSLNQEDVVEEMSGKKRRLNSEQVKALERNFDVENKLEPERKVKLAEELGLQPRQVAIWFQNRRARWKTKQLERDYSILKTDYDGLKLNFDSLERQNKALAEKLSQLKAKLYGESAQRNDSVKEESPISMCKSSENLEVDLIKNLKSKDGSSDSDSNGVLMKEESNGNSSLGFNNNRNSISSNSMVNWFQLSDSRSVGGKGFQAQTVRMEEQSFFSTDESCNFFSVDQAPSLHW; translated from the exons ATGAAGAGGTTCAGCAGCTCAGATTCATTGGGCGCTTTGGTCTCCAATTTCCCATCAAAAG AGGAGGGGAAGCTTGCAAAGGACAGCTATGGTTATAGCAAGGAGTTGCAGGCAATGTTAGATTCGTTAAACCAAGAAGATGTTGTGGAAGAAATGTCAGGGAAGAAAAGGCGGTTGAATTCGGAGCAGGTCAAGGCATTGGAGAGAAACTTTGATGTTGAGAACAAGTTAGAGCCAGAAAGGAAGGTCAAACTGGCCGAGGAATTAGGCCTGCAACCGAGACAAGTGGCAATTTGGTTTCAAAACCGCCGCGCACGATGGAAGACCAAGCAGTTGGAAAGAGACTACAGCATCCTCAAAACCGACTATGATGGTTTAAAGCTCAACTTTGATAGCCTTGAGAGACAGAATAAAGCTCTTGCTGAAAAG CTAAGCCAGTTAAAAGCAAAGCTGTACGGAGAGAGTGCACAGAGGAATGATTCTGTGAAGGAAGAATCACCAATTTCAATGTGCAAAAGCAGTGAAAATTTAGAGGTGGATTTAATCAAGAACTTGAAATCCAAAGATGGCTCATCAGATAGTGATTCAAATGGCGTTCTTATGAAGGAAGAGAGCAATGGAAATTCATCTCTTGGATTTAATAATAATAGAAATTCAATTTCTTCAAATTCCATGGTGAATTGGTTTCAATTATCAGACTCCAGATCAGTGGGTGGAAAAGGATTTCAAGCTCAGACTGTGAGGATGGAGGAGCAGAGTTTTTTCAGCACAGATGAGTCCTGCAATTTCTTTTCAGTTGATCAAGCTCCAAGTCTTCATTGGTAA